The DNA window TTTAAAAGTATCGGAAAAAATAAAGAAAATTTATTAAGAAATAAAATAGGGAAGCATACTTTTTATTTGCTGCCTAATTTTATTACAACGGCTTCTTTATTCTCTGGATTCTATTCAATTGTTCAAGCGATGAATGGTAAGTATGAGCTCGCAGCCATTGCTATTTTTATTGCCATTATTATGGATGGATTAGATGGTCGTATTGCAAGACTGACTCATACTGAAAGTGCATTTGGTGCTGAGTACGATAGTCTTTCTGATATGGTTTCATTTGGCGTAGCACCGGCTCTAATTCTGTATGTTTGGGCATTAAAGCCTTTGGGGAAATTAGGTTGGATTGCAGCCTTTGTTTATTGTTGTTGTGCAGCGTTTCGACTTGCTCGCTTTAATGTGAAATTAGATCAAGATGAAAAAAAATATTTTTTTGGATTACCAAGCCCAGCTGCAGCCGCATTGCTTGTGAGTTTTGTTTGGGTGTCCAATGAAAACGGTTTTAGTGGAAGCGAGATTTTTTTTAACATGATCAAAATGAAATGGGTCTCATGGTCATTGACGATGTTAATCGCACTCTCAATGGTAAGCGAGATTAGATTCTACAGCGGCAAAGACATTAATCTTAGAAACAGCGTTCCATTCGTCGCTATTTTATTAGTCATTTTGGCGTTTGTATTAGTTTCTTATAGTCCGCCTGAAGCTATCTTCATAATAGTGGGTTGCTACTTTTTATCAGGCTATTTCAATTTAATAAGACAGTTTAAATTTAAAAAATAAGGTGCAGTAGATGCAACAAGAAATTCAAAATAACAAACTCATTATTTTTGATACCACATTAAGAGATGGGGAACAAAGTCCTGGTGCTTCTATGACTCAGGAAGAGAAGTTACGTATTGCAAGGCAGCTTGAAAAGTTAGGTGTTGACGTGATTGAAGCAGGATTTGCGGCAGCAAGTCCAGGAGACTTTGATTCCGTGAGCACTGTTGCAAAAAATATTAAAGAGTCAACTATATGTTCATTAGCGCGCGCCGTTGAAAATGATATTCGCAAAGCTGGTGAAGCGATTAAATATGCAAAAAAAGGACGTATCCATACATTCATTGCAACTAGCAAAATTCATATGGAAAATAAACTTCGCATGTCAGAAGATGAGGTATTAGATCGAGCTGTTCAAGCGGTGAAATGGTCTTTGGAATATACCGATGATGTAGAGTTTTCTGCTGAAGATGCAGTGCGGTCCGAAATTAATTTTCTTGTAAAAGTTTTTAATGCTGTAATCAAAGCGGGCGCTAAAACTATTAACGTGCCAGATACTGTTGGTTATTCAATCCCAGGAGTTTGGGGCGAGCGAATGAAAACATTAATTAATCAAGTTGAAAATGCTTCAAAAGTTATATGGTCTACACACTGTCATAATGATCTTGGCATGGCTGTTGCAAATTCACTTGCTGCTGTCATGAATGGCGCAAGGCAAGTTGAATGCACTATTAATGGTTTGGGTGAAAGAGCAGGCAATGCAAGTTTAGAAGAAATTGTCATGGCAGTTAGAACAAGAAAAGATTTATTTAATTTAACGACGGGTATTGATACCACACAAATTGTGCCGACTTCAAAGTTGGTTTCAACAATTACAGGTTATCCTGTTCAACCTAACAAAGCGATAGTCGGAGCAAATGCTTTTGCTCATGAATCTGGTATTCATCAAGATGGTGTTTTAAAACACAGAGAAACTTATGAAATTATGCGCGCTCAAGATGTGGGTTGGGGCGCAAATAAGATTTCGCTTGGAAAATTATCAGGTCGTAATGCGTTTAAAACAAGACTTCAAGAGCTAGGCATTGATATTCAATCCGAAGATATTGTTAATGCAGCATTTGCAAGATTTAAAGATTTGGCTGATAAGAAATCAGAAATTTTTGATGAAGACCTCCATGCTCTTATGAGTGAAGAATATACCTCAGAAGCGATAGAGCATTTCAAATTGATTCATTTAAAAACAATGTCAGAGACAGGCACAACACCTCATGCGGAAATTAAAATTTCTGAGAATGGAAAAGAAGTTATTGCTGAGTCTGCTGGGGGCGGTCCTGTAGATGCGACATTTAAAGCAATCGAAAAAATTGCAAACTCAGGTTCTGAACTGCAACTTTATTCTGTGAATAACATTACAAGCGGCACAGATGCTCAAGGTGAAGTGACTGTGAGATTAGCAAAGGGTGGTCGAATAGTGAATGGCCAGGGCGCTGATACAGATATTGTGATTGCATCTGCTAAAGCTTATATCAATGGATTAAACAAACTCCATTCCAAATTAGAACGTGCTCACCCTCAGGTTTAGGGGTTAATTTGAATTTAGCACTTTTCGATTTAGATAATACTATTTTAGCTGGTGACAGCGACTACAACTGGAGTCGATTTTTGATTCAAGAAGGTTATCTAGACGGTAAAATTCACGCTGAAAAAAATGAAAAATTTTACGCTGACTATAAAGCAGGCACACTCGATATTTATGCGTTTGTGGAATTCCAATTTAAACCTCTTGCTAGAAATCCAAGAAGCGTCCTTAATCAACTTTTAAAAAAGTATGTAGACGAAATTATTAAGCCAATGATTACCGAAAAGGCAATCGCCTTAGTCAAAAAGCACCATGAAGAAGGCGATTTACTTATCGTCATTACAGCTACTAATAGCTTTATTACTAAACCGATTGCTGCATTATTTGGCATTGAAAATTTAATTGGCACTGATCCAGAAGAAAAAGAAGGTGAATTTACAGGTAAAGTTGCAGGTTTACCTTCTTTTAAAGAAGGTAAAGTGACGCGCTTAGAGGCTTGGCTCAAAAGCAAGCATCTATCATTTGCTGATTTTCAAAAATCATACTTTTATAGTGATTCGCATAATGATTTACCATTAATGCAGAGAGTGACGCATCCTGTCGCCGTTGATTCTGATGATATTTTAACGGAATACGCTAAATCTAAGGGGTGGCCTCAGATTTCTTTAAGATAATCCATTATCTATGAAGAATAATTTCTAGAACAAATTTGCTGCCAAGATAAGACAATAATAGAAATAAAAAGGCAGTAAGTGAAATGTAAATAAATTTCCTTCCTCGCCAACCATTGAGTTTTTTGCCCGCTAGAAGAAGCCCATAAATTAACCAAGCTAAAATTGAGAAAATGGTTTTATGGTTTAACTGGAGTGGCGTTCCAAAAACTTGCTCTGAAAATAAAATACCGCTGCCAAGTGTAATGGTTAGTAAAATGAAGCCAAATTTATTAATATTAAAAAGGAAATTCTCCATTTCAATTAAAGGCTGCGAACCACTCAAGAGCTGATCTATTTTC is part of the Candidatus Methylopumilus rimovensis genome and encodes:
- the pssA gene encoding CDP-diacylglycerol--serine O-phosphatidyltransferase → MKKFKSIGKNKENLLRNKIGKHTFYLLPNFITTASLFSGFYSIVQAMNGKYELAAIAIFIAIIMDGLDGRIARLTHTESAFGAEYDSLSDMVSFGVAPALILYVWALKPLGKLGWIAAFVYCCCAAFRLARFNVKLDQDEKKYFFGLPSPAAAALLVSFVWVSNENGFSGSEIFFNMIKMKWVSWSLTMLIALSMVSEIRFYSGKDINLRNSVPFVAILLVILAFVLVSYSPPEAIFIIVGCYFLSGYFNLIRQFKFKK
- a CDS encoding 2-isopropylmalate synthase, whose amino-acid sequence is MQQEIQNNKLIIFDTTLRDGEQSPGASMTQEEKLRIARQLEKLGVDVIEAGFAAASPGDFDSVSTVAKNIKESTICSLARAVENDIRKAGEAIKYAKKGRIHTFIATSKIHMENKLRMSEDEVLDRAVQAVKWSLEYTDDVEFSAEDAVRSEINFLVKVFNAVIKAGAKTINVPDTVGYSIPGVWGERMKTLINQVENASKVIWSTHCHNDLGMAVANSLAAVMNGARQVECTINGLGERAGNASLEEIVMAVRTRKDLFNLTTGIDTTQIVPTSKLVSTITGYPVQPNKAIVGANAFAHESGIHQDGVLKHRETYEIMRAQDVGWGANKISLGKLSGRNAFKTRLQELGIDIQSEDIVNAAFARFKDLADKKSEIFDEDLHALMSEEYTSEAIEHFKLIHLKTMSETGTTPHAEIKISENGKEVIAESAGGGPVDATFKAIEKIANSGSELQLYSVNNITSGTDAQGEVTVRLAKGGRIVNGQGADTDIVIASAKAYINGLNKLHSKLERAHPQV
- a CDS encoding HAD family hydrolase, with product MNLALFDLDNTILAGDSDYNWSRFLIQEGYLDGKIHAEKNEKFYADYKAGTLDIYAFVEFQFKPLARNPRSVLNQLLKKYVDEIIKPMITEKAIALVKKHHEEGDLLIVITATNSFITKPIAALFGIENLIGTDPEEKEGEFTGKVAGLPSFKEGKVTRLEAWLKSKHLSFADFQKSYFYSDSHNDLPLMQRVTHPVAVDSDDILTEYAKSKGWPQISLR